One genomic region from Proteus vulgaris encodes:
- a CDS encoding MFS transporter — protein MVTLNFLSGAQENRPLFIVFSVFLGAILSTLFIRMFSISLADLRGIFALDVVQGSWLNVAINSAQLISMTLVPWFMVIYGAEKILISSSLLLFVCCIFVSSYGDFIGLPFLLILHFLIGFCLGVYLPMTISLALRSLNPNVWLIVMAAYSLRVSVGMDAGIGISGSIFEILNWRWLYWVSMLFSLAIMFFAWRGMPITPINKEQLAQSDWGGMTLKCLGLTLLYISVVQGELLGWWDSGLIISCLLGSAILILTFIIRAVTYSKSFGYLNWLTNYNLRVCFVIACLYGFLMLPNSLFVPSFLSIVAGLKAQQIGEISNVGFITYLLCSPLAIIIARRLEPRLVMMIGMTIIGASCLLGHQITYQWRSDDFFLLIVVQAIGECILLIGLIASFVTNIKPSEALHLGAYISIARVLMPALAGALMNTYLRISYDIHQGSLRGYVQTGEQKLLGKGLDNVQDVMALITRESHVASFIDGFHLITWFVVLGLICLFFLKPSPANPIVPTLFTIQK, from the coding sequence ATGGTGACGCTTAATTTCTTGTCTGGCGCACAAGAAAATAGACCTTTATTTATCGTATTTTCTGTTTTTCTTGGTGCTATTTTATCTACGTTATTTATTCGTATGTTTTCTATTTCTTTGGCTGATCTACGAGGCATTTTTGCTCTAGATGTAGTCCAAGGATCTTGGTTAAACGTGGCAATTAATTCTGCTCAGTTAATCAGTATGACATTAGTACCTTGGTTTATGGTGATTTATGGTGCTGAGAAAATATTAATTAGTTCAAGCTTATTACTTTTTGTCTGTTGTATTTTTGTCTCTAGTTATGGCGATTTTATTGGGCTACCTTTTTTATTAATACTGCATTTTTTGATTGGTTTTTGTTTGGGTGTCTATTTGCCAATGACAATTTCTTTGGCATTAAGAAGTTTAAACCCTAATGTTTGGTTAATCGTTATGGCGGCTTATAGCCTACGTGTTTCAGTAGGAATGGATGCAGGAATAGGAATTTCAGGTTCAATATTTGAGATCTTAAATTGGCGCTGGCTCTATTGGGTTTCAATGTTATTTTCGTTAGCTATTATGTTTTTTGCTTGGCGTGGAATGCCAATTACACCTATCAATAAAGAGCAACTTGCACAAAGTGATTGGGGAGGAATGACATTAAAATGCCTAGGTTTAACTCTATTATATATTAGTGTTGTTCAAGGTGAATTACTTGGATGGTGGGACTCTGGGCTAATTATTTCTTGTTTACTTGGTAGTGCTATTTTAATACTGACTTTTATTATTAGAGCGGTAACTTATAGCAAAAGTTTTGGATATCTAAATTGGCTGACAAATTATAATTTAAGGGTCTGTTTTGTCATTGCTTGTTTATACGGTTTTTTAATGTTGCCCAACTCATTATTTGTGCCTTCTTTTTTGAGTATTGTTGCAGGTTTAAAAGCACAACAAATAGGAGAAATAAGCAATGTTGGTTTTATTACCTATCTTCTTTGTAGTCCTTTAGCCATTATTATCGCACGTCGGCTAGAGCCTCGTTTAGTGATGATGATCGGAATGACTATTATTGGTGCTTCTTGTTTACTTGGTCATCAAATTACTTATCAGTGGAGATCGGATGATTTCTTTTTGCTTATTGTGGTACAAGCTATTGGAGAATGTATTTTATTAATTGGTTTAATTGCTTCATTTGTGACCAACATTAAACCCAGTGAAGCGTTGCACCTTGGGGCTTATATTTCAATAGCAAGAGTATTAATGCCAGCACTAGCTGGAGCCTTAATGAATACGTATTTAAGAATATCTTATGATATACACCAAGGATCACTAAGGGGTTATGTACAAACAGGGGAACAAAAATTATTAGGAAAGGGGCTTGATAACGTTCAAGATGTTATGGCTTTAATAACAAGGGAGTCTCATGTCGCATCCTTTATAGATGGATTTCATTTAATAACATGGTTTGTTGTTTTAGGATTGATTTGTCTATTTTTTTTAAAACCTTCACCTGCTAATCCTATTGTGCCAACATTATTTACTATTCAAAAATAA
- a CDS encoding DUF411 domain-containing protein, translated as MKKLLLPSIIAISAFTSTAYASNHNVVEVYKTESCGCCTLWADGVKEAGFNVKVNIVSETQLMEKYQQAGVPNNLLSCHFATYQGKDLVGHIPVDSLKNIDLVDKSKSGIAVGGMPAGSLGMYAGDYKEPYQVIAFDKSGNQSLFKAYN; from the coding sequence ATGAAAAAGTTATTACTGCCTTCTATCATTGCAATCTCTGCTTTTACTAGTACAGCTTATGCTTCTAATCATAATGTTGTTGAAGTTTATAAAACAGAGAGTTGTGGATGCTGTACTTTATGGGCTGATGGTGTAAAAGAAGCTGGCTTTAACGTTAAAGTGAATATCGTTTCAGAAACACAATTAATGGAAAAGTACCAACAAGCAGGTGTACCCAATAATTTATTAAGTTGCCACTTTGCGACTTATCAAGGTAAAGACTTAGTCGGACATATCCCAGTTGATAGCTTAAAAAATATCGACTTAGTGGATAAATCTAAATCGGGTATTGCGGTTGGGGGAATGCCTGCAGGAAGTTTAGGTATGTATGCCGGTGATTATAAAGAGCCTTACCAAGTTATTGCTTTTGATAAATCAGGTAATCAATCTCTATTTAAGGCTTACAACTAG
- a CDS encoding YgiW/YdeI family stress tolerance OB fold protein, with the protein MSELVMKKILVLLIGSTLAFASQASTTHEGGFQGSIQASTIEQGGFKGPSISETTVAKAKDLSDDTWVILTGKITKKIGDELYVFEDSTGGINVDIDNKRWRGQTVTPENTVRIEGKVDKEWTSTEIDVKQITIIK; encoded by the coding sequence ATAAGCGAGCTTGTTATGAAAAAAATACTTGTATTATTAATCGGTAGTACTTTGGCTTTTGCATCTCAAGCAAGTACAACACATGAAGGTGGCTTTCAAGGCTCTATTCAAGCATCCACAATTGAACAAGGTGGATTCAAAGGCCCTTCTATTAGTGAAACAACAGTAGCTAAAGCAAAAGATCTTTCTGATGACACTTGGGTTATCTTAACGGGAAAAATTACCAAAAAAATTGGTGATGAACTGTATGTTTTTGAAGATAGCACTGGCGGTATCAATGTAGATATTGATAATAAAAGATGGCGCGGACAAACAGTCACACCAGAGAATACTGTCAGAATTGAAGGTAAAGTTGATAAAGAGTGGACAAGTACAGAGATCGATGTAAAACAAATTACCATTATCAAATAA
- the satP gene encoding acetate uptake transporter: protein MTNERIANPGPLGLMGFGMTTILLNIHNAGFFPVVSVIMSMGIFYGGIAQVIAGIFEFKKGNTFGATAFTSYGFFWVTLVGIWLLPVMGLSEPTTPLFLGVFLALWGIFTFFMFIGTLKANRALQFVFLSLTILFALLAIGNITGNALILKIAGFEGIICGASAFYLAMAEVLNEMYGRTILPIGHK, encoded by the coding sequence ATGACTAACGAACGCATTGCCAATCCGGGTCCATTAGGTTTAATGGGTTTTGGTATGACAACGATTTTGTTGAACATACATAATGCCGGTTTTTTCCCAGTAGTCTCAGTCATTATGAGTATGGGAATTTTTTATGGTGGGATAGCTCAGGTTATTGCTGGAATTTTTGAGTTCAAAAAAGGCAATACTTTTGGTGCCACTGCATTTACCTCTTACGGCTTCTTTTGGGTGACATTGGTAGGAATTTGGTTATTACCAGTGATGGGCTTAAGCGAGCCAACAACACCTCTCTTTTTAGGTGTGTTTTTAGCGCTGTGGGGGATCTTTACCTTTTTCATGTTTATTGGCACGTTAAAAGCCAATAGAGCGCTACAGTTTGTCTTTTTAAGTCTGACAATTTTATTTGCTTTATTGGCGATTGGAAATATCACTGGTAATGCACTGATTTTAAAAATTGCCGGTTTTGAAGGTATTATTTGTGGTGCCAGTGCTTTTTATCTTGCAATGGCTGAAGTATTAAATGAGATGTATGGCAGAACAATACTGCCAATTGGTCATAAGTAA
- a CDS encoding rhomboid family intramembrane serine protease, whose protein sequence is MDKIWFKKRLTFLGGLTITLVLLQLINSLLSISLLQWGIIPRTGEGLIGIFIAPFIHGSWSHLFSNLLPLLILSFLSMTQSLREYVLSSIFIIIVSGLLVWIFGRNAIHVGASGWIFGLWSLLIAHAFTRHKIIDIVIALFVLFYYGSMAYGLIPGQLGVSTESHISGVVAGLLYAWCAKKLIRRKSQVVEVAK, encoded by the coding sequence ATGGATAAGATTTGGTTTAAAAAAAGACTAACCTTTCTTGGTGGATTAACTATCACATTAGTCTTACTTCAACTTATTAACTCACTACTCTCCATCTCTCTTCTTCAATGGGGTATTATTCCAAGAACAGGAGAAGGTTTAATTGGTATTTTTATCGCGCCTTTTATTCATGGATCTTGGTCTCATCTATTTAGTAATCTACTCCCACTTCTTATTCTTAGCTTTTTATCCATGACGCAATCTCTACGAGAATATGTCTTATCAAGTATATTTATTATTATCGTAAGTGGTTTATTAGTTTGGATTTTTGGGCGAAATGCCATTCATGTTGGTGCAAGTGGATGGATTTTTGGATTATGGTCTTTGCTTATTGCTCACGCTTTTACTCGCCATAAAATTATCGATATCGTGATCGCACTCTTTGTTTTATTCTATTATGGATCAATGGCCTATGGCTTAATTCCGGGACAGTTAGGTGTATCAACAGAATCGCATATTTCAGGTGTTGTTGCAGGGTTACTTTATGCATGGTGTGCAAAAAAGCTAATTCGCCGTAAAAGCCAAGTAGTAGAAGTGGCTAAATAG
- the nagK gene encoding N-acetylglucosamine kinase, whose protein sequence is MYYGFDMGGTKIELAVFDKDLTQVWQKRVPTPKNDYQALLNVFKDLTLEADNELGCKGKVGVGVPGIVNSKEGTVFTTNVPAAKYKPMVHDLAHILNRPVKVENDANCFALSEAWDPEFRHHPSVLGLILGTGVGGGFVIDGKVLSGKNGIAGEIGHMNLNVDADNVIGETMPKIICGCGKKACFETYLSGRGFERMYKAFNDAPQRAVDIVEQYYAGDAKTQEHVDRYMKVLAIYLSNILTVLDPHLVVIGGGLSQFNALYELLPEYLSRCVYGNAQIPLIEKARHGDAGGARGAACLNLLD, encoded by the coding sequence ATGTATTATGGTTTTGATATGGGCGGCACAAAAATTGAGCTTGCCGTTTTTGATAAAGATCTGACTCAAGTATGGCAAAAACGAGTTCCTACACCTAAAAATGACTATCAGGCATTATTGAATGTTTTTAAGGACCTGACTTTAGAAGCTGACAATGAACTAGGTTGTAAGGGAAAAGTGGGTGTAGGTGTTCCCGGTATTGTGAATTCTAAAGAAGGAACGGTATTTACTACTAATGTTCCAGCAGCTAAATACAAACCAATGGTTCACGATCTCGCACATATACTCAATAGACCCGTTAAAGTCGAAAATGATGCTAACTGCTTTGCTTTATCAGAAGCTTGGGACCCTGAGTTTCGTCATCACCCTTCGGTATTAGGTCTTATATTAGGAACGGGTGTGGGTGGTGGTTTTGTTATTGATGGCAAAGTATTGTCTGGCAAGAATGGGATTGCTGGTGAAATCGGTCATATGAATCTGAATGTGGATGCAGATAATGTGATCGGTGAAACGATGCCAAAAATTATTTGTGGTTGTGGTAAAAAAGCGTGTTTTGAAACCTATTTATCTGGTCGTGGCTTTGAGCGTATGTATAAAGCCTTCAATGATGCCCCACAAAGAGCTGTTGATATTGTTGAACAATATTATGCAGGAGATGCAAAAACACAAGAACATGTTGATCGCTATATGAAAGTACTTGCGATTTACCTTAGCAATATTCTTACTGTGCTTGACCCGCATTTAGTTGTTATTGGTGGTGGATTATCTCAATTTAACGCGCTGTATGAGCTATTGCCTGAATATCTTTCACGCTGTGTTTACGGAAATGCACAAATCCCATTAATAGAAAAAGCACGTCATGGTGATGCAGGTGGCGCTCGTGGGGCTGCTTGCCTTAATTTATTAGACTAA
- a CDS encoding NADAR family protein encodes MDLEQLKKEFRTGKKIKFIYFWGHKSKGNDIAKSCFSQWYPAPFILDEVRYASAEHYMMAEKARLFNDIEVRERIITTSNPGSAKALGREVKGFDQNIWEQHRMDIVIRANVAKFSQNEELGKFLISTGNRVLVEASPVDKIWGVGLSEQDNEINNPLLWNGLNLLGFALMKVRSVLIEGSNQ; translated from the coding sequence ATGGATTTAGAACAATTAAAAAAAGAATTTCGTACAGGCAAGAAAATAAAGTTCATTTACTTTTGGGGACACAAAAGTAAAGGTAATGACATAGCAAAAAGTTGCTTTAGCCAATGGTATCCAGCACCTTTTATATTAGATGAAGTACGTTATGCCAGCGCTGAGCACTATATGATGGCTGAAAAAGCAAGGTTATTTAATGATATAGAAGTCAGAGAACGCATAATTACCACCTCTAATCCAGGTTCAGCAAAAGCATTAGGTAGAGAAGTAAAAGGATTTGACCAAAACATTTGGGAACAACACCGCATGGATATTGTTATCCGTGCCAATGTCGCTAAGTTTTCCCAAAATGAAGAACTTGGTAAATTTCTGATTTCAACAGGCAATCGTGTGCTTGTTGAGGCAAGCCCCGTTGATAAAATATGGGGCGTCGGATTAAGTGAGCAAGATAACGAGATTAACAACCCTCTTCTTTGGAATGGATTAAATTTATTAGGCTTTGCTCTAATGAAAGTACGTAGTGTTTTGATTGAAGGTAGTAATCAATAG
- the bcsA gene encoding UDP-forming cellulose synthase catalytic subunit translates to MNKIFKTLITAFLLITMFSLIVMPMSAEQQYIFGIINILLLFVIGFKKSKKRLLTMVFISLLMSTRYLYWRATNTLNFNTTIEAVLGSGLFMAEIYSWIILVLGYFQTSWPLNRKIAPLPKDISQWPTVDIYIPTYNESLDVVRDTVLAAQAIDYPQDKMKVYILDDGSREEFKQFAGDVGVTYIEREVHDHAKAGNLNHAMGLTDGELICVFDCDHISTRIFLQATVGSFLEDPKLALIQTPHYFYSSDPFERNLSAAKDAPHEGALFYGPVQRGNDNWNATFFCGSCAVMRRSALEEIGGIAVETVTEDAHTALKLQRLGWNSAFIDIPLAAGLATERLALHVNQRIRWARGMTQIFRVDNPMLGRGLTFPQRLCYLNAMLHFQYGLPRIIFLTAPLLFMLFNLNIIASSASMIFAYALPHLIMSVYVNSKNIGKYRYSFWGEIYETVMAFSLVLPTLLSLVSPKLGKFNVTDKGDLLDKSYMDYLTVRPLIITALLLITGISWVVVRYLLNDFQGIDPLVIVLNLTWATYSLFIILASIAVGKETRQIRKNTRINASLPITLHFDDGAELTTTTEDISMGGVRIAVNKMSELRQRNVTSITLNVQRDEVTVPVDMVSLESNQLRLEFLPIDLNLRRKLVRIIFGRADAWIHQADYKDKPFKELAGITRCIFELFFGRRQKVKAPAARTKAKASLSVQSINGDD, encoded by the coding sequence ATGAATAAAATATTTAAAACATTAATTACGGCTTTTCTATTGATAACAATGTTTTCACTCATTGTTATGCCAATGAGTGCCGAACAACAATATATATTCGGTATTATCAATATATTGCTGTTATTTGTTATCGGTTTTAAAAAATCAAAAAAACGATTATTAACAATGGTTTTTATTTCATTGTTGATGTCAACGCGTTATCTCTACTGGCGTGCAACAAATACCTTAAATTTTAATACAACTATTGAGGCTGTTTTAGGTAGCGGTTTATTTATGGCTGAAATTTATTCTTGGATAATATTAGTCCTAGGATATTTCCAAACATCATGGCCATTAAATAGAAAAATAGCACCTTTACCTAAAGATATTTCTCAATGGCCTACTGTTGATATTTATATTCCAACATATAACGAAAGCTTAGATGTAGTACGTGATACCGTCTTAGCTGCACAAGCTATCGATTATCCACAAGATAAAATGAAAGTTTATATATTGGATGATGGTAGCCGTGAAGAATTTAAACAATTCGCTGGTGATGTTGGTGTAACTTACATTGAACGTGAAGTCCATGATCACGCAAAAGCGGGTAACTTAAATCATGCGATGGGATTAACAGACGGTGAGCTTATTTGCGTTTTTGACTGTGACCACATCTCAACACGTATTTTCTTGCAGGCAACGGTAGGAAGCTTCCTTGAAGATCCAAAATTAGCGCTGATCCAAACACCACACTATTTCTACTCGTCAGACCCATTTGAACGTAACTTAAGTGCGGCTAAAGATGCACCGCATGAAGGCGCACTTTTCTATGGTCCTGTTCAACGTGGTAATGATAACTGGAATGCGACATTCTTCTGTGGTTCATGTGCTGTTATGCGTCGTAGTGCCCTTGAAGAAATCGGTGGTATCGCTGTTGAAACGGTAACTGAAGATGCTCACACTGCGCTTAAATTACAACGTTTAGGTTGGAACTCTGCATTTATTGATATTCCTTTAGCTGCTGGCCTTGCAACAGAACGTTTAGCATTACACGTTAACCAACGTATTCGTTGGGCTAGAGGGATGACGCAAATATTCCGTGTTGATAATCCAATGTTAGGTCGTGGTTTAACATTCCCTCAGCGTTTATGTTATCTCAATGCCATGCTCCACTTTCAGTACGGTTTGCCTCGTATCATCTTCTTGACTGCTCCGTTACTGTTTATGTTATTTAACCTCAATATTATCGCTTCATCTGCCAGCATGATATTTGCCTATGCATTACCACACTTAATCATGTCGGTTTATGTAAACTCGAAAAATATCGGTAAATACCGTTACTCTTTCTGGGGTGAAATTTATGAAACCGTTATGGCATTTAGTTTGGTATTACCTACTTTACTGAGCTTAGTTTCACCAAAATTAGGTAAATTTAACGTAACAGATAAAGGTGATTTGCTTGATAAAAGCTATATGGATTACCTCACTGTGCGTCCATTAATTATTACTGCACTTCTTCTTATCACTGGGATTTCATGGGTTGTTGTTCGTTACCTATTAAATGACTTCCAAGGTATTGACCCTCTGGTTATTGTTTTAAACCTTACTTGGGCGACTTACAGTTTATTTATCATTCTTGCCTCTATTGCGGTTGGTAAAGAGACTCGACAAATTCGTAAGAATACACGTATCAACGCATCTCTACCGATCACATTACATTTTGATGATGGTGCTGAGTTAACGACGACCACTGAAGATATTTCTATGGGTGGCGTTCGCATCGCCGTAAATAAGATGTCTGAACTTCGCCAACGTAATGTCACTTCAATCACTCTGAATGTACAACGAGATGAAGTTACTGTTCCTGTTGATATGGTGAGTTTAGAAAGCAATCAACTACGCCTTGAATTCTTACCTATTGATTTAAATCTTCGCCGTAAATTAGTGCGCATTATCTTTGGTCGTGCTGATGCATGGATCCATCAAGCAGATTATAAAGACAAACCATTTAAAGAATTGGCAGGCATTACGCGTTGTATTTTTGAATTGTTCTTTGGTCGTCGCCAAAAAGTGAAAGCACCAGCAGCAAGAACAAAAGCAAAAGCTTCACTCTCTGTGCAATCTATTAACGGGGATGACTAA
- the bcsB gene encoding cellulose biosynthesis cyclic di-GMP-binding regulatory protein BcsB, with translation MKKKLTLMLSLTAIAIASINLSQADTGMLELGGELLPDPTSYTHSPVQQNANNPIQLEEGVLSEARNIEEQLTLAQMGNPSPIVLSGRKLLSGVTFNMANDLFIDNATLTMKVKASQGLIQSDQTLHLMLNGQPMGFLPLEEGGQEHEYVLEIPEMMLTNVNNLSFRLANRDALDENQCIPPLAEGLSLVISPDSSLDYRGRWINGGYSLERLPLPFFDPDRMTATSLPIILSDKPDHAEVTTAAIAASWFGSFSHDIKQVDLPVLMNQLPESDGILVGYSGQTIAGITLPSGNSGQLTIVDNPVDPVFKLLLISGDNEKSLRQAVWALNNGKLPQNDHLVVPSQTLAMRKDYDAPRWLNTNKPVSLSQIANGSDDFSRQGINHAPNQFSFRVSPDLFWWDGDALPLDLKYVFPHSDKLNSRRSSLIASLNNQFLGALYPARSEPLGMLRQWLGMESEQQNSTLYLNPRQIYSQNQLQFYFDLREPEDAPCILTDGSSLISQIDPQSTLQFKNTWHYSRMPNLAYFSGASFPFSRRADFSQTTLLLPENPTIEELYTLVNLMARSGYATGTPVSHASVFLGAKELEKNNLSQQDVLAIGSLSSEGFLPARFSQQAFSFLNKNVEIKPQSLIDKAKGWMAGDYLSQSGDAASYLSSVKDWRGMMSFISPWASDRVVVLVTAKGNDSIKTIINDLNLAQINAAIKGDITLISGKDTVKSFHLGEHFSQGDLPFLQQFLWYSSRHVYLLGLLAVGFCALTGLVTYYWLQRRSTRRLHQISQHRSDK, from the coding sequence ATGAAAAAGAAACTGACATTAATGCTAAGCCTAACGGCGATAGCTATCGCAAGTATTAATCTTTCCCAAGCAGATACCGGAATGTTAGAGCTAGGAGGGGAGCTTTTACCTGATCCAACTTCTTATACACATTCGCCTGTGCAACAAAATGCGAATAACCCGATCCAACTTGAAGAGGGTGTATTGTCTGAAGCGCGTAATATCGAAGAGCAATTAACATTGGCACAGATGGGAAATCCATCACCTATCGTGTTATCAGGAAGAAAATTACTTTCTGGTGTGACGTTTAATATGGCGAATGATTTATTTATTGATAACGCTACATTAACGATGAAAGTGAAAGCGTCTCAAGGATTAATTCAATCCGATCAAACACTTCACTTAATGCTAAATGGTCAACCTATGGGATTTCTACCTTTAGAAGAAGGTGGGCAAGAACATGAATATGTTTTAGAAATCCCTGAAATGATGTTGACGAATGTGAATAACCTTAGCTTTCGTTTAGCCAATCGTGATGCGTTGGATGAAAACCAATGTATTCCTCCATTGGCTGAAGGATTAAGTCTGGTTATCTCACCTGATTCATCATTAGATTATCGAGGTCGCTGGATTAATGGCGGGTATAGTCTGGAACGATTGCCCCTACCGTTCTTTGACCCTGACAGAATGACAGCGACCTCGTTACCTATCATATTGTCAGATAAACCTGACCATGCAGAGGTAACAACAGCAGCTATTGCTGCATCATGGTTTGGCAGTTTTAGCCATGATATTAAGCAAGTTGATTTACCTGTCTTAATGAATCAGTTACCTGAAAGTGATGGTATTTTAGTCGGCTATTCAGGACAAACTATTGCGGGTATTACATTACCTTCAGGAAATAGTGGGCAATTAACCATTGTTGATAACCCGGTCGATCCTGTTTTCAAATTATTACTGATCAGTGGTGATAATGAGAAATCTCTTCGCCAAGCTGTATGGGCGTTAAACAACGGTAAATTGCCACAAAACGATCACTTAGTGGTGCCTTCTCAAACGCTTGCTATGCGTAAAGATTATGATGCACCTCGTTGGTTAAATACCAATAAACCTGTTTCGTTAAGTCAAATTGCTAATGGTAGTGATGACTTCTCACGTCAAGGTATTAACCATGCACCGAATCAGTTTTCGTTTCGTGTTTCTCCCGACCTCTTTTGGTGGGATGGTGATGCGCTGCCTTTAGATTTGAAATATGTTTTCCCTCATTCGGATAAACTAAATAGTCGTCGTTCTTCATTGATTGCTTCTTTGAATAACCAATTCTTAGGTGCATTGTATCCGGCGCGTTCAGAACCTTTAGGTATGTTAAGACAATGGCTAGGAATGGAGAGTGAGCAGCAAAATAGCACGCTCTATTTAAATCCTCGTCAGATCTACAGTCAGAATCAATTGCAGTTTTATTTTGATTTACGTGAACCTGAGGATGCTCCTTGTATTTTAACGGATGGCAGCAGCTTAATTAGCCAAATTGATCCGCAATCAACGCTGCAATTTAAAAATACTTGGCACTACTCAAGAATGCCGAACTTGGCTTATTTTTCAGGAGCATCATTCCCATTTAGCCGTCGTGCGGATTTTTCACAAACCACACTGCTATTACCTGAAAATCCAACAATCGAAGAACTTTATACCTTAGTGAACTTAATGGCGAGATCGGGTTATGCCACTGGTACACCGGTTTCTCATGCATCAGTTTTCTTAGGTGCTAAAGAGCTTGAGAAAAATAATCTTTCTCAACAGGATGTGTTAGCGATTGGTTCATTAAGTAGTGAAGGATTTTTACCCGCTCGTTTTTCACAACAAGCTTTCTCATTTTTAAATAAAAACGTCGAAATTAAACCTCAATCATTGATTGATAAAGCAAAAGGTTGGATGGCTGGCGATTATTTATCTCAAAGTGGTGATGCTGCAAGTTACTTATCTTCAGTGAAAGACTGGCGTGGCATGATGAGTTTTATCTCACCTTGGGCAAGCGATAGGGTTGTCGTATTAGTTACAGCTAAAGGTAATGATTCGATAAAAACCATTATCAATGACTTAAATTTAGCCCAAATAAATGCGGCGATTAAAGGTGACATCACACTTATTAGTGGCAAAGACACCGTAAAAAGTTTCCATTTAGGTGAACACTTCTCGCAAGGTGACTTACCTTTCTTACAACAATTCCTTTGGTATAGCTCTAGACACGTCTATTTGCTGGGTCTTTTAGCTGTTGGTTTTTGTGCGTTGACGGGCCTCGTGACTTATTACTGGTTACAACGTCGTTCAACTCGTCGTTTACATCAGATATCACAGCATCGTTCAGACAAATAA